ATTTTTGGTAAACATATCAGTACTCCACTTCCACAATCAATTTACTCTCATCGTTCTCATTATTGCAACTTATTTCATTCTTGTCTCTAACTCACTGTTTATAGAGTTCTTAATTCATGGCAGAGTAAGAGACTAGTACTGAGAGAATTTGGATTAGTATTAGATTTTTCATCCTATAAGCTATATCATATGATCTATTTCTTGGTGATGATTCTAATTTTGAGACCAATTTGTAGATGCAAAGAGGTTGATTGGCAGGAGATTCAGTGATGCTTCTGTTCAAAATGACATGAAGCTCTGGCCATTCAAGGTTACTAAGGGTCCCGAGGACAAGCCTATGATTGTGGTTACCCAGGAGGgtaaagaaaaaagattttcTGCAGAGGAAATCTCATCCATGGTTCTTGCAAAGATGCGGGAGGTTGCTGGGGCATACCTCGGCTCAACTGTGAAGAACGCAGTTATCACTGTCCCTGCATATTTCAATAATTCACAGCGGCAGGATACATATGATGCAGGTACCACCGCTGGCCTAAATGTGATGCGTATAATAAATGAACCAACTGCTGCAGCAATTGCTTATGGCCTTAACAAGAAAGCTGGCTGGTATAGCAAGAGAAATGTGGTAATATTTGATTTGGGCGGTGGTACTTTAGATGTGTCGCTGCTTAACATAGGGGATGATGTTTTTGAAGTGAAGGCCACTGCTGGAGACACTCATCTCGGAGGTGAAGACTTTGATAACAAAATGGTGGATTATTGCGTTGAGGAATTTAAGAGGAAGCATCAATTGGACGTCAGTGGTAACACCAGAGCTCTTAGGAGGATAAGAAATGAATGTGAAAAGGCAAAGAAGAGGCTTTCATTTGCTTGCTCTGTTGACATTGAAATTGATTGTTTGTTCTCGAGTACTGATTTCTATATAACATTTACTCGTGACAAATTTGAACACATCAACATGGATTTGTTTAAAAAGTGTATGGAGCCAGTGGGGAAGTGTTTGAGGGATGCTAAAATGGACACAAGCAGTGTCGATGATATTGTTCTTATTGGTGGCTCTTCTAGAATTCCCGGGGTGCAGCAGCTATTGCAGGATGTGTTCAAAGGGAAGGAGCTTTGCAAAGGAATAAATCCTGAAGAGGCTGTGGCTTATGGTGCAGCTGTTCAAGCAGCAGTCTTGAATGGGAATGGAAATGGAATTGGAAAGCTTAAAGACTTCACTCTCACGGATGTCACCCCAATGTCCCTTGGGGTTAGGACTGGGAGTCGTACTTCTGAGGAGTCTGATATTATGGCTGTTGTGATACCAAGAAACACTAGAATTCCAGTCATAAAGAACGAAACTTTTGCCACTTCCGAAGACAACCAAATTTCAGCCCCATTTACTATCTTCGAGGGCGAGAGTGAAACAACCTTAAACAATAATCTTCTGGGTGAATTTATCCTTCATGACCTTCCTTCAGCTCCCAAGGCTGCTGTTGAGTTCAGTGTTTGCTTTGATATTGATGCAAATGGTATCTTGAGTGTCTCTGCTGAAGAGAAATCTACAGGCAAGAGAAAAGAGATTACTATTGCTTGTGACAGAAGAACATTAAGGATTGAGAAGATGAGGTAAGAAAAGATAATTATTTATGCTGACCAAGGCTGAAATACGATATATGTTATGAAATCAATTTAACATATTGACGGATTTAATTTGCTATATTTCTGAATTGTTCTACCATGACAGGTGAGTGGACGTACGTCTCCATCtctgcttttcttttctgtgcACAACTAAAAGATATGGAGTGAGGCAGTCATCGGACACTCCTGTTCCTGGATGCTCGTTGATCCGTGGACTATCGATCTGGATCTTTATCTTGTATGTGGACTACTTTTAAGCTTTACTCTATTGCATTTATACCAAGTAATGTGACCAAGACGGTGGCTTTGATGCTCTTAATATGAATTTGAAGCGGGTTTGGTTGAGGTGGAGCTGTGGATTcaaagagaggaagaagaagaaggaaggggTGTTATGCGCAATTGTTCATCTGGGTTCATTAAACCCAgaattcatttttttgttttagttttaattgttttaggaaactgaattgggagataaTATGGGTCTCTTTAtagagaggattacaagacatagagatataattgaacatggaaacataatcgtacattgattggatatctcctaagattctccgagaatatctctaatataaaccttatttcaactagagcaagtaacctcgagtttgggtcagacacatattttggatttacttgaacactccctcttgtgtcgcccaaaagtggtgctcctcttgttgcctcattaaaaaaaaccttgctgagtaacaaaaacctagtgggacaaaaataacctaggtcgaaggggaaaaaaagcacaaca
This portion of the Rosa chinensis cultivar Old Blush chromosome 1, RchiOBHm-V2, whole genome shotgun sequence genome encodes:
- the LOC121048758 gene encoding heat shock cognate 70 kDa protein-like isoform X1, with the translated sequence MGGGGEGHAIGIDLGTTNSCVAVWENDHVEVIVNDQGSKTTPSCVAFTDTQSLVGDAALDQIIRNPANTIFDAKRLIGRRFSDASVQNDMKLWPFKVTKGPEDKPMIVVTQEGKEKRFSAEEISSMVLAKMREVAGAYLGSTVKNAVITVPAYFNNSQRQDTYDAGTTAGLNVMRIINEPTAAAIAYGLNKKAGWYSKRNVVIFDLGGGTLDVSLLNIGDDVFEVKATAGDTHLGGEDFDNKMVDYCVEEFKRKHQLDVSGNTRALRRIRNECEKAKKRLSFACSVDIEIDCLFSSTDFYITFTRDKFEHINMDLFKKCMEPVGKCLRDAKMDTSSVDDIVLIGGSSRIPGVQQLLQDVFKGKELCKGINPEEAVAYGAAVQAAVLNGNGNGIGKLKDFTLTDVTPMSLGVRTGSRTSEESDIMAVVIPRNTRIPVIKNETFATSEDNQISAPFTIFEGESETTLNNNLLGEFILHDLPSAPKAAVEFSVCFDIDANGILSVSAEEKSTGKRKEITIACDRRTLRIEKMR
- the LOC121048758 gene encoding heat shock cognate 70 kDa protein-like isoform X2; its protein translation is MKLWPFKVTKGPEDKPMIVVTQEGKEKRFSAEEISSMVLAKMREVAGAYLGSTVKNAVITVPAYFNNSQRQDTYDAGTTAGLNVMRIINEPTAAAIAYGLNKKAGWYSKRNVVIFDLGGGTLDVSLLNIGDDVFEVKATAGDTHLGGEDFDNKMVDYCVEEFKRKHQLDVSGNTRALRRIRNECEKAKKRLSFACSVDIEIDCLFSSTDFYITFTRDKFEHINMDLFKKCMEPVGKCLRDAKMDTSSVDDIVLIGGSSRIPGVQQLLQDVFKGKELCKGINPEEAVAYGAAVQAAVLNGNGNGIGKLKDFTLTDVTPMSLGVRTGSRTSEESDIMAVVIPRNTRIPVIKNETFATSEDNQISAPFTIFEGESETTLNNNLLGEFILHDLPSAPKAAVEFSVCFDIDANGILSVSAEEKSTGKRKEITIACDRRTLRIEKMR